A stretch of Ectothiorhodospiraceae bacterium BW-2 DNA encodes these proteins:
- a CDS encoding prepilin-type N-terminal cleavage/methylation domain-containing protein — protein sequence MALRNGFTLLELLIVLVLLGLISGLAIPRLNSLYESGVARYELEEIMQQIAGLGVKAYQQQQTIALGIDNDMLPFQLPDAWQITTENPVIYQQNGVCRGGTVALNKQNRHYRLALNPPYCRPVLQ from the coding sequence ATGGCGCTACGCAACGGATTTACCTTGCTGGAGCTGCTGATTGTCTTGGTGTTGCTTGGGTTAATTTCAGGTTTAGCGATTCCCCGTCTGAATAGCCTCTATGAGAGTGGCGTAGCCCGTTACGAGCTGGAAGAGATTATGCAGCAGATTGCCGGTTTAGGTGTAAAAGCTTACCAACAACAACAAACTATTGCACTCGGTATTGACAACGATATGTTACCGTTTCAGCTGCCTGATGCGTGGCAAATAACGACAGAAAACCCCGTTATCTATCAGCAAAATGGTGTCTGTCGCGGTGGGACAGTGGCCTTAAATAAACAGAACCGTCACTACCGTTTGGCTCTGAATCCTCCCTATTGTCGGCCTGTATTACAGTGA
- a CDS encoding prepilin-type N-terminal cleavage/methylation domain-containing protein, translating into MPKASQCNRASGFTLLEVLVVLILVSLLSALLLWGVTYTLKLKTGYSRLLEQSHQTRLLNHWLRSAISGLYPASRPQNRPFKGDKQSFSGQSLTSLHGLNGVPTFFELQLQQQRQTRLVYRYEQADGSEAEWLLATYDTRRSRIIYLDESLNPHSQWPPSSDLTHTLPQAIAITILTDPPVHWLVALKNRKTPKRELSEILKQMEFM; encoded by the coding sequence ATGCCAAAAGCATCTCAGTGCAATAGAGCTTCAGGTTTTACCCTGCTGGAAGTGCTGGTCGTACTCATTTTGGTTTCGTTACTGTCCGCGTTGCTACTGTGGGGTGTAACTTATACCCTTAAACTAAAAACCGGATATAGTCGTCTGTTGGAGCAGAGTCACCAAACCCGGTTACTTAACCATTGGTTGCGTAGTGCTATTTCTGGGCTCTATCCGGCCAGCCGGCCACAAAACCGGCCTTTTAAGGGGGATAAACAGAGTTTTAGCGGCCAGAGCCTGACATCGTTACACGGTTTAAACGGGGTACCGACTTTTTTTGAGTTACAGTTGCAGCAGCAGCGTCAAACGCGGTTAGTATATCGCTATGAACAGGCGGATGGCAGTGAAGCAGAGTGGCTATTAGCAACATACGACACAAGACGAAGTCGTATTATCTATCTTGATGAGAGCCTGAATCCCCATTCACAATGGCCACCAAGCAGCGATTTAACCCACACACTGCCGCAAGCAATTGCCATCACTATATTGACCGATCCGCCGGTACACTGGCTGGTGGCGCTCAAAAACCGTAAAACCCCCAAACGCGAACTCTCCGAAATTTTAAAGCAGATGGAGTTTATGTAG
- the gspG gene encoding type II secretion system protein GspG produces the protein MNRTRLVKLHQRGFTLLEMLVVMVIIGLLAGLVGPRLFGKVDSSKVKTAETQIKMLRGALETLRLDMSRFPTEQEGLAILYSRPSDSRAASMWQGPYLDEAVPPDPWGNAYQYSFPGAEGQPFALYSFGADGARGGEGYNADLGYLPPD, from the coding sequence ATGAACCGAACCCGCTTAGTTAAGCTGCATCAACGCGGCTTTACCCTGCTGGAGATGCTGGTAGTAATGGTGATTATCGGCCTGTTAGCCGGCTTAGTCGGACCGCGTCTGTTTGGTAAGGTCGATAGCTCTAAAGTGAAGACCGCAGAGACCCAAATTAAGATGCTGCGCGGTGCGTTAGAGACACTACGCCTCGATATGAGTCGCTTTCCGACAGAACAGGAGGGGTTAGCGATTCTTTATAGCAGACCGTCCGATAGCCGGGCGGCTTCAATGTGGCAAGGACCCTATCTGGATGAAGCTGTTCCCCCCGATCCTTGGGGTAATGCCTATCAATACAGCTTCCCCGGAGCCGAAGGTCAGCCGTTTGCGCTCTACTCATTTGGTGCGGATGGGGCGAGAGGCGGGGAGGGCTACAATGCCGATTTGGGTTATCTGCCGCCGGATTAG
- a CDS encoding type II secretion system protein, producing the protein MSACITVKQAGFTVLEVLVALVIVSSSGMALLSWMNSSTMALERAEQYLTEELMIANATDYIRLINPMAQPEGEYNYGEEWFSWQAKAVTAERQGVSYPNGRGYYTLQMFKVTVELYWQSEFLYDFELYQVGYRQDIFPSAEPFF; encoded by the coding sequence TTGTCGGCCTGTATTACAGTGAAACAGGCGGGTTTTACGGTTCTGGAGGTGCTGGTGGCACTGGTCATTGTCAGCAGCAGCGGTATGGCACTGTTAAGTTGGATGAATAGTAGCACCATGGCGCTTGAACGAGCTGAACAATATCTAACGGAAGAGCTGATGATCGCTAATGCAACCGACTATATCCGTCTGATTAACCCGATGGCACAACCCGAAGGGGAGTACAACTATGGTGAAGAGTGGTTCAGCTGGCAGGCAAAAGCCGTTACCGCGGAGCGGCAAGGAGTGAGTTATCCTAATGGTCGTGGCTACTATACACTACAGATGTTTAAAGTTACCGTAGAGCTCTATTGGCAGAGTGAGTTTTTGTACGATTTTGAGTTGTATCAGGTCGGCTACCGCCAAGATATTTTCCCTTCTGCTGAACCCTTTTTCTGA